The Calditrichota bacterium genome has a window encoding:
- a CDS encoding T9SS type A sorting domain-containing protein, giving the protein MVENGTDISPVSQWRSTMMANSAKDPLWRAKVATELAAFPQHSDLIQNRCTICHVPAGFTQAHYDSIENYTFEMLDSDALARDGVTCTVCHQVQPDNFGTPESYSGHYEITDERLIFGPFELPLNWPMYNNTGFDPVYSAHVHQSELCATCHTLFTPSLDAAGNIIGEFPEQTPYVEWKNSFYGQEGETSCQDCHMRQAQSAQDISLMPPWHQELRSPYRQHMFVGANITMLRILRDYADELGVTALAQHFDSTIAETQRSLSQRSVDMHLDVTTANDSVYLNVELINLTGHKIPTGIPLRRMWLDVRAEDGQGRVVFESGAWGDDGEIVGYDLPFEPHHDVITEPNQVQVYEAVMGDNENNRTWTLLRASQHLKDNRLPPLGFTTTHASYDTVEIFGVPASDTNYNRVHGAEGSGSDLVTYRLPGCSRIAVSVMYQTVQPKLVDYLDTHDLPETNAFVTMYGTQPRDPLHMITESIEVLPADHTPAQLPDKLTLLPAYPNPFNNSTRLPVELARPAMVEFSVYDIRGRRVMLFGRSMNAGRNELTIDASDLTSGVYMVRAQAGSVRDTQRIILIK; this is encoded by the coding sequence ATGGTCGAAAACGGAACCGACATCTCTCCCGTTTCGCAGTGGCGGTCCACGATGATGGCCAACAGCGCTAAAGATCCGCTATGGCGGGCCAAGGTCGCGACGGAGCTCGCCGCGTTCCCGCAGCACAGCGACTTGATTCAAAACCGCTGCACGATTTGCCACGTACCCGCGGGCTTCACGCAGGCGCACTACGACAGCATCGAGAATTACACGTTTGAAATGCTCGACTCTGATGCGCTTGCGCGTGACGGCGTGACTTGCACGGTTTGTCATCAGGTTCAGCCGGACAATTTCGGTACGCCGGAGAGTTACAGCGGGCATTACGAAATTACCGACGAACGGCTAATCTTCGGTCCGTTTGAACTTCCGCTGAATTGGCCGATGTATAACAACACGGGGTTTGATCCGGTCTACAGCGCACACGTTCATCAATCCGAGCTCTGCGCGACGTGCCACACGCTGTTCACTCCGTCGCTCGATGCGGCGGGCAACATCATCGGTGAATTCCCCGAGCAGACTCCCTACGTCGAATGGAAGAACAGTTTTTACGGTCAGGAAGGCGAGACGTCTTGTCAGGACTGCCACATGCGGCAAGCGCAGAGCGCCCAGGACATTTCTTTGATGCCGCCGTGGCACCAAGAACTGCGCTCCCCCTATCGGCAGCATATGTTTGTCGGTGCAAATATTACGATGCTGCGGATTTTGCGCGACTACGCGGACGAGTTGGGCGTCACCGCGCTTGCCCAGCATTTCGATTCCACCATCGCCGAAACACAACGAAGTTTGTCGCAGCGTTCGGTCGACATGCATCTCGACGTCACGACGGCCAACGATTCGGTCTACCTGAATGTCGAGTTAATCAATTTGACAGGTCACAAGATTCCGACGGGAATTCCGCTGCGCCGGATGTGGCTTGACGTGCGCGCGGAAGACGGTCAAGGCCGCGTCGTCTTCGAATCGGGAGCATGGGGTGACGACGGAGAGATAGTCGGTTACGATTTGCCGTTTGAACCTCATCACGACGTCATCACGGAACCCAATCAAGTGCAGGTGTACGAAGCGGTCATGGGCGACAACGAAAACAACCGCACGTGGACGCTGCTACGCGCGTCTCAGCACTTGAAAGACAATCGTTTGCCGCCGCTCGGGTTCACGACGACACATGCGTCGTACGACACCGTAGAAATTTTCGGTGTGCCCGCCAGTGACACGAATTACAACCGCGTGCACGGCGCGGAAGGCAGCGGCAGCGACTTAGTGACTTACCGGCTTCCCGGCTGCTCACGGATAGCGGTCTCCGTGATGTACCAAACAGTTCAGCCGAAGCTCGTGGATTATCTTGACACTCACGACTTGCCGGAAACAAACGCTTTCGTCACAATGTACGGCACGCAGCCGCGCGATCCGCTGCATATGATCACAGAGAGCATCGAAGTGCTTCCTGCCGATCACACGCCGGCACAGCTTCCTGACAAGCTGACTCTGTTGCCCGCTTATCCGAATCCGTTCAACAACTCGACCCGTCTTCCGGTGGAGCTTGCACGGCCGGCAATGGTGGAGTTCTCGGTTTATGACATTCGCGGTCGGCGCGTGATGTTGTTCGGTCGCTCGATGAACGCGGGCCGCAACGAATTGACGATTGACGCGTCGGATCTTACGAGCGGCGTTTATATGGTGCGCGCGCAGGCCGGCAGCGTGCGCGACACACAAAGAATAATATTGATCAAATGA
- a CDS encoding T9SS type A sorting domain-containing protein: MLRRMFFTLVILLSTLSTAFSQITLTADDLPPMGTHYTYYEAYDVTFNPGDGGANRAWDVASYELAPTSDEYWIPPSETQFGSEFPSATLCIHEIDAEEQLFTYARIEHNGAFGLGIGVIEGDSSYTVHTESDVLLLPLPLMIGSEWTTLSVLEIEPEEGVVIQQRDSSVHEIDGWGMMATPFWDAQTLRDNFYETHKTYMNGSLIEYREEYSFSWISQTAGLEVQFTCTENCGPGFTVGDLSIVRNTTTAVDPSRGPLAEKLAVRQNYPNPFNPTTTLPVQLLKPGKLELTVFNELGQVVSHREFEFLAGDYSVPIDGSSWSSGAYFAQVRTGDAVQNIPMRLVK; encoded by the coding sequence ATGTTAAGGCGTATGTTTTTCACGTTAGTGATTCTCTTAAGCACTTTGTCGACGGCGTTCTCGCAAATTACACTAACGGCGGATGATCTTCCGCCGATGGGAACGCACTATACGTACTACGAAGCCTACGACGTGACTTTCAATCCTGGGGACGGAGGAGCAAACAGGGCATGGGACGTCGCGTCTTACGAATTGGCTCCGACGTCCGACGAGTATTGGATTCCACCGTCTGAAACTCAGTTCGGAAGTGAGTTTCCGTCGGCGACTCTTTGTATTCATGAAATCGACGCAGAAGAGCAACTCTTCACATATGCGCGTATCGAACACAACGGCGCGTTCGGTTTGGGAATCGGCGTAATTGAAGGCGATTCGAGCTACACGGTACACACCGAGTCCGACGTCTTGCTCTTGCCGCTGCCGTTGATGATTGGATCGGAATGGACAACCTTATCCGTTCTCGAAATCGAGCCGGAAGAAGGAGTCGTTATACAGCAGCGTGACTCGTCCGTTCACGAAATCGACGGCTGGGGTATGATGGCTACTCCGTTTTGGGACGCGCAAACGCTGCGCGACAATTTCTACGAGACGCACAAGACGTACATGAACGGTTCGTTGATCGAGTATCGTGAGGAGTACTCGTTCTCTTGGATCAGTCAAACCGCCGGCTTGGAAGTGCAATTCACGTGCACGGAGAATTGCGGCCCGGGATTCACCGTCGGCGATCTGAGCATCGTGCGCAACACGACGACGGCCGTCGATCCGTCACGCGGACCGCTTGCCGAAAAACTTGCCGTACGGCAGAACTATCCGAACCCATTCAACCCAACGACCACTTTGCCTGTCCAACTATTAAAGCCCGGCAAACTCGAGTTGACGGTATTCAACGAACTGGGACAGGTCGTCAGCCATCGTGAATTTGAGTTTTTGGCGGGCGACTATTCTGTTCCAATCGACGGATCAAGTTGGAGCAGCGGAGCCTATTTTGCCCAAGTGCGCACTGGCGACGCCGTCCAAAATATTCCCATGCGGCTCGTGAAGTAG
- a CDS encoding proprotein convertase P-domain-containing protein has translation MRCLFLILVLLLVSNLYSQSVVTFESDDVPVAIPDGPVGIVESYLMIQPWYVILDVNVVVTITHTYDQDLRLYIEAPNGDDVVRLAYECGLSGNNYIDTRFDDEASIPICSGSPPFTGDYIPDRALTLFDGLSTHGTWTLRVTDNHAGDVGVIEAWRMEVLVDTAASARTPVAAESFLILPNYPNPFNSTTRLPVELARPSEISLIIYNQLGQTVADSRYTLAAGRHDLLIDGSGWSTGVYFARIRNGNDERRARLILLK, from the coding sequence ATGCGTTGCCTATTTTTGATTTTAGTTTTGCTGTTAGTTTCGAATCTGTACTCGCAGTCCGTGGTGACTTTTGAATCCGACGACGTGCCTGTCGCGATTCCCGACGGTCCGGTCGGCATTGTGGAATCTTACTTAATGATTCAACCGTGGTATGTAATTCTCGATGTAAACGTGGTCGTAACGATTACGCACACGTATGATCAAGACTTGCGGCTGTACATCGAAGCGCCAAACGGGGATGACGTCGTGCGATTGGCCTACGAGTGCGGTCTGTCCGGAAATAACTACATCGACACCCGCTTCGATGACGAAGCAAGTATTCCGATTTGTTCCGGTTCGCCGCCTTTTACCGGCGACTATATTCCGGACCGGGCTCTGACTTTGTTTGACGGGCTGTCCACGCACGGCACGTGGACGCTCAGGGTCACTGACAATCATGCAGGCGACGTCGGTGTGATCGAGGCGTGGCGCATGGAAGTGTTGGTCGACACGGCAGCAAGTGCGCGCACACCGGTTGCCGCCGAGAGTTTCTTGATTTTGCCAAACTATCCCAATCCGTTCAACTCGACGACGAGACTTCCTGTCGAGCTTGCGCGGCCTTCCGAGATTTCGTTAATCATCTACAACCAACTGGGACAAACCGTTGCAGACTCCCGCTATACGCTTGCGGCCGGACGGCACGATCTATTAATCGACGGATCCGGCTGGAGTACGGGAGTATATTTTGCGCGCATTCGCAATGGAAACGACGAAAGGCGGGCGCGGTTGATTCTACTTAAGTAG
- a CDS encoding T9SS type A sorting domain-containing protein codes for MKLFTTYVVLLILSVSAFAQITLNQSSAPVVGQTASDHAGGTLTFDCTSGSGNINWDITPIAFGSADGIQYVDPSSTPFAASFPSAEVAATIDGSGSWSYMRTTSEGMWYLGFATEVGGGFINIPDDDELVVPFPCTYNTTWSSVIRISLEPVPGFVTVTIDSTYNVANAWGNLITPSWTESALRVLGHGFTASYLNGQQIGATTETWDYQFITSNPLRGMSFSNSGATGPGYTTGDLIYTSEGAVNADEPRGPVAENFRVSQNYPNPFNPTTVLPVELAKSAKVEMTIYNEMGQAVYSQSMDLSAGQHNLPIDGSAWGSGSYFAKVMAGNEVQSTRMVLVK; via the coding sequence ATGAAACTTTTTACAACTTATGTGGTGTTGCTGATCCTGAGCGTAAGCGCGTTTGCGCAGATCACACTTAACCAAAGCAGCGCCCCCGTGGTGGGACAAACCGCTTCTGATCATGCTGGCGGAACTCTGACGTTCGATTGCACGTCAGGCTCCGGAAACATCAATTGGGATATTACTCCCATTGCATTCGGATCAGCCGACGGAATTCAGTACGTTGATCCTTCATCGACGCCTTTTGCCGCAAGTTTTCCTTCGGCGGAAGTGGCCGCGACCATTGACGGTTCCGGATCATGGTCTTACATGAGGACTACCTCCGAAGGTATGTGGTACCTCGGGTTCGCTACTGAAGTTGGCGGCGGCTTTATTAACATTCCCGACGACGATGAACTTGTTGTTCCGTTTCCGTGTACCTACAACACGACGTGGTCATCTGTGATTCGTATTTCTTTGGAACCGGTTCCCGGATTTGTGACTGTTACGATTGACAGTACTTACAATGTCGCAAATGCGTGGGGCAATCTGATAACGCCGTCTTGGACGGAATCCGCTTTGCGCGTGTTGGGTCACGGTTTCACTGCCTCGTACCTGAATGGCCAGCAGATCGGCGCAACAACGGAAACGTGGGATTATCAATTCATCACCTCGAATCCACTGCGCGGAATGTCATTCTCAAATTCCGGCGCGACCGGCCCCGGTTACACGACGGGCGATTTGATCTACACGTCGGAAGGTGCGGTAAATGCCGACGAACCGCGCGGCCCTGTTGCGGAGAATTTCCGCGTGTCGCAAAATTATCCCAACCCGTTCAACCCGACGACGGTGTTGCCGGTCGAATTGGCGAAGTCTGCCAAAGTTGAGATGACGATTTACAATGAAATGGGTCAAGCCGTCTATTCGCAGTCTATGGACCTTTCCGCAGGTCAGCACAATCTTCCGATTGACGGTAGTGCGTGGGGCAGCGGCAGCTACTTCGCGAAGGTCATGGCTGGAAACGAAGTGCAGTCCACGAGGATGGTGTTGGTCAAGTAG
- a CDS encoding dienelactone hydrolase family protein codes for MKKILFWVTLMCCAYSVQASVTGKYIDYTVDGKEYQGYLAYDSEIKDLRPGVLVFPEWWGLTDYPRQRARELAQLGYIAFAVDMYGKGVVTDKADEAGKLAGQFYQNFDNFAKMTKVGYDELLKQEHVDSSKIAAIGFCFGGTCALELARNGADLKGVVSFHGGLKTVHPEMAKNITGKVLAFQGDVDPFSPMTDVEEFETEMKDAGVDYKMVIFPGAKHAFTNPKADTYGLDGVSYNAEAEKASMDEMRVFLSGVFADKKE; via the coding sequence ATGAAGAAAATTCTGTTTTGGGTGACACTCATGTGCTGTGCATATTCCGTACAGGCTTCCGTGACGGGGAAGTACATTGACTACACGGTCGACGGCAAAGAGTATCAGGGCTATCTGGCCTATGATTCCGAAATTAAAGATTTGCGGCCGGGAGTTTTGGTGTTTCCGGAGTGGTGGGGACTGACCGATTATCCGCGACAGCGTGCGCGTGAATTGGCGCAGTTGGGTTACATTGCGTTTGCCGTGGATATGTACGGCAAGGGTGTTGTGACCGACAAAGCCGACGAAGCGGGCAAACTTGCGGGGCAGTTCTATCAGAATTTTGATAACTTTGCCAAAATGACCAAGGTCGGTTACGACGAGCTTTTGAAACAAGAGCATGTCGATTCATCGAAGATCGCAGCCATTGGATTTTGTTTCGGCGGAACATGCGCATTAGAGCTTGCCCGCAACGGTGCGGACTTGAAGGGCGTCGTTTCGTTTCACGGCGGCCTGAAGACTGTGCATCCCGAGATGGCCAAGAACATCACGGGCAAAGTGCTCGCCTTCCAAGGAGACGTCGATCCGTTCTCTCCGATGACAGATGTCGAAGAGTTTGAAACGGAAATGAAAGACGCCGGTGTCGACTACAAAATGGTCATTTTCCCCGGTGCGAAGCATGCCTTCACCAATCCGAAAGCAGATACGTATGGTCTGGACGGCGTTTCCTACAATGCCGAAGCGGAAAAGGCCTCGATGGACGAAATGCGCGTCTTCTTGAGCGGCGTTTTTGCGGACAAGAAAGAGTGA
- a CDS encoding inorganic diphosphatase has protein sequence MKLHELPPGRRIPNEIFVVIEVPYGHRNKYEYDSELGAIVLDRPLFSPVHYPGDYGFVPGTLADDGDPLDVLVMVKTPTFPGCVVAARPLGVLMMQDEKGGDEKILAVPSTDPSFETYHSLSDVPPHFLREMDHFFRVYKELEGKHVTSMGWKDRWEAEQTIKDCIKHANSKPVKKKTAAKKAVRKTSKRGSK, from the coding sequence TTGAAGCTGCATGAGCTGCCACCCGGGCGGCGAATTCCTAACGAGATTTTCGTTGTGATCGAAGTGCCGTACGGCCATCGCAACAAGTACGAATATGACAGTGAGCTGGGCGCGATCGTGCTCGACCGGCCGCTGTTTTCGCCCGTGCACTATCCCGGCGACTACGGATTTGTGCCCGGAACCCTCGCGGACGACGGCGACCCGCTGGACGTTTTGGTGATGGTAAAGACTCCCACGTTTCCCGGCTGTGTCGTAGCCGCGCGTCCGCTGGGAGTGTTGATGATGCAGGACGAAAAAGGCGGAGACGAAAAGATTCTCGCCGTGCCTTCGACTGATCCTTCATTTGAAACCTATCACAGCCTGTCGGACGTTCCGCCGCACTTCTTGAGGGAAATGGACCACTTTTTCAGGGTCTACAAAGAGCTTGAGGGCAAGCACGTCACTTCGATGGGTTGGAAAGACCGTTGGGAAGCCGAACAGACCATTAAGGATTGCATCAAGCACGCGAATAGCAAGCCGGTGAAGAAGAAGACGGCGGCCAAGAAGGCCGTCAGAAAAACAAGCAAGCGGGGTTCCAAATGA
- a CDS encoding SDR family oxidoreductase: MATILITGCSSGFGNLATRELSAAGHSVVASMRDPLGRNQKAARELAELSGVRVLELDVTQDDSVSKAAELAGDVDAVIHNAGLGITGVAEGSTTEQLSYIMEVNLIGVHRLNRAVLPGMRARKSGLLIYVSSGLGRTVLPYMSAYCASKYALEAYAETLSYELSTHGIDTVILQPGAYPSGFRGNILKPDDQDRLADYPVEQAEAESIHRNISEMLQSEMAPDPHDVTRAMLKVIEMPRTERPLRVALRKDSGGLKMINQICGEVQGALLRGMNLEHRLPKRPQL; the protein is encoded by the coding sequence GTGGCAACCATACTTATCACGGGCTGCTCGAGCGGATTTGGAAATCTCGCAACACGCGAACTGTCGGCCGCAGGACACAGCGTTGTCGCGAGCATGCGCGATCCTCTGGGCCGCAATCAGAAGGCAGCCCGAGAGCTTGCAGAACTTTCCGGCGTGCGCGTGCTTGAACTGGATGTCACACAAGACGATTCCGTCTCGAAAGCGGCGGAACTTGCGGGTGACGTGGATGCAGTAATCCACAATGCGGGCCTTGGAATCACGGGAGTCGCGGAAGGCAGCACGACTGAACAGCTCTCCTATATAATGGAAGTGAATCTGATCGGCGTGCATAGACTGAACCGCGCGGTACTTCCCGGCATGCGCGCGCGCAAATCAGGACTCTTGATTTACGTTTCAAGCGGATTGGGCCGCACAGTGCTGCCGTACATGTCGGCCTATTGCGCGAGCAAGTACGCGCTTGAAGCCTACGCGGAAACGCTGAGCTATGAACTTTCGACGCACGGAATTGACACCGTGATCTTACAGCCGGGAGCTTATCCGTCCGGTTTTCGGGGGAACATTTTGAAACCGGATGATCAAGACAGACTCGCAGACTATCCCGTGGAGCAAGCGGAAGCGGAGAGCATCCACCGGAACATCAGCGAAATGCTCCAAAGCGAAATGGCTCCTGATCCGCATGACGTGACGCGGGCCATGTTGAAAGTCATTGAAATGCCGCGTACAGAACGTCCGCTGCGCGTGGCTTTGAGAAAAGACTCGGGCGGACTGAAGATGATTAACCAAATCTGCGGCGAAGTTCAGGGCGCGCTGTTGCGTGGAATGAACCTTGAGCATCGCTTGCCAAAAAGACCTCAACTCTAA
- a CDS encoding TerC family protein, translating to MHFDFETIKWIIFTVGILALLLLDLGVFHKRPHAVNHKEALGWVVFWFLLAMGYCGFVWWWKGQHTAVEFLTGYIIEASLSVDNIFVFILIFSYFKVPAHLQHRVLFWGILGALIMRGIMIGVGTALITHFEWVIYIFGAFLIFTGIRMAISDEHGVDPEKNPAVRILRKVMPVTTKYHDKNFFVVEKGVRHATPLLVALLVVEVSDVLFAVDSIPAVFAVTRDPFVVFTSNVFAILGLRSLYFALSGVMHKFRYLKFGLSVVLTFVGVKMLLGHTAYAIPIGWSLGVVAGVLTISVLLSLAIPEKNTK from the coding sequence TTGCACTTTGATTTCGAAACGATCAAGTGGATCATTTTTACAGTCGGCATCCTCGCGCTGCTGCTGCTTGATCTGGGAGTCTTTCATAAACGCCCGCACGCCGTCAATCACAAAGAAGCCTTGGGTTGGGTCGTGTTCTGGTTTCTTTTGGCGATGGGCTACTGCGGATTCGTATGGTGGTGGAAGGGCCAGCACACCGCGGTTGAGTTTTTGACGGGATATATCATCGAGGCTTCGCTCTCGGTGGACAATATCTTCGTGTTCATTCTCATCTTTTCGTATTTCAAAGTTCCCGCTCATCTTCAGCACCGCGTGTTGTTTTGGGGAATTTTGGGCGCATTGATCATGCGCGGCATCATGATCGGCGTGGGCACCGCACTGATCACACATTTCGAATGGGTGATCTATATCTTCGGAGCATTTCTGATCTTCACGGGAATTCGCATGGCCATATCCGACGAACATGGAGTGGATCCTGAAAAAAACCCGGCTGTGCGTATCCTTCGCAAAGTAATGCCCGTCACGACTAAGTACCACGACAAAAACTTTTTCGTCGTGGAAAAGGGCGTCCGTCATGCCACCCCCTTGCTCGTGGCGCTGCTGGTCGTCGAAGTTTCGGACGTCTTGTTCGCCGTGGACTCGATTCCCGCTGTGTTCGCGGTGACGCGCGATCCGTTTGTCGTGTTCACGTCGAATGTGTTCGCGATATTGGGCTTGCGGTCTTTGTACTTCGCGCTGTCTGGAGTGATGCACAAATTCCGCTACCTGAAGTTTGGCTTGTCCGTCGTGCTGACCTTTGTTGGCGTCAAGATGCTGCTCGGCCACACGGCTTACGCGATACCCATCGGTTGGTCGCTGGGAGTCGTCGCAGGCGTGCTGACGATATCCGTTTTACTTTCATTGGCAATTCCTGAAAAGAACACAAAATAG
- a CDS encoding methyltransferase domain-containing protein, with translation MASGIRQAALWGAGAQLWADEHESYSLPLTDWVLDRIVNGIPAHILDAGCGSGGSIVKALARGAQVTGTDVSPEMLAISKQRAPQAAYHIADSEALPFADATFDSVMALNSLQFTESPVIALGEFARVAKSGSPLGIVVFGDPKTSTFAAVGSSVRKLFDKPFKFEGPFSLSPPRKLHKALEDAKLELLESEDIWLDRTYGSFEEFWRGQSGTSATQFTIRELGEAVVRDTMARAVEQFADSQGKFTLGNSFHAVICRRPG, from the coding sequence ATGGCTTCGGGAATTCGTCAAGCGGCATTGTGGGGTGCCGGCGCGCAATTGTGGGCCGACGAACATGAGTCGTACAGTTTGCCGCTGACCGATTGGGTTTTAGATCGAATCGTGAACGGAATCCCCGCGCATATTTTGGATGCGGGTTGCGGATCGGGCGGATCAATCGTGAAAGCGCTTGCCCGCGGAGCGCAAGTCACGGGGACGGACGTTTCCCCAGAAATGCTCGCAATCAGCAAGCAGCGCGCACCACAGGCCGCATATCACATAGCAGATTCCGAAGCGCTGCCGTTTGCCGATGCGACGTTCGATTCAGTGATGGCATTGAACTCTCTGCAGTTCACGGAATCTCCGGTAATAGCGCTCGGCGAATTCGCGCGCGTGGCCAAATCCGGCTCGCCGCTCGGCATCGTTGTGTTCGGCGACCCGAAAACGTCGACGTTTGCCGCGGTCGGTTCTTCGGTGCGCAAGCTCTTCGACAAGCCGTTTAAATTCGAAGGACCATTTTCGCTTTCTCCGCCGCGCAAACTGCACAAGGCTTTAGAGGATGCGAAGCTCGAACTCTTGGAATCCGAAGATATTTGGCTGGATCGTACCTACGGCTCTTTTGAAGAGTTTTGGAGGGGTCAATCGGGCACGTCGGCGACTCAATTCACGATCCGCGAGTTGGGAGAAGCCGTTGTCCGCGATACGATGGCCCGCGCGGTAGAACAGTTCGCGGACTCGCAAGGCAAATTTACGTTGGGGAATTCATTCCACGCAGTCATCTGCAGAAGGCCCGGTTAG